A genome region from Variovorax paradoxus includes the following:
- a CDS encoding hemin-degrading factor produces the protein MTAEDIRDRFAALRAKGMRHKDAAAAMGLSEGAAVAAHSGTHDKALRATRLRGPWVELLQALELCGPVLALTRNETTVHEKTGVYEKVSGSEMMGLALGEAIDLRLFFSRWHAGFAVSEAAANAGVPPSLSLQFFNAQGVAVHKIFVRDATDRDAFQSVIDTYTAADEPVQFLPPEDKAAPRDDGAIDTAGLAEAWRAMQDTHEFFGLLNKFGVERQQSFRLTEGEFTQRAEIGAVQGLLQEAAFDGTPIMVFVGSPGCIQIHSGPVVRIEPMEMKGHGDNAVPMRWLNVLDPGFNLHMREDRIAGVWIVEKPTSDGVVTSVEAFDQTGELMAMFFGARKPGTPEREEWRNIVGQLPRLQPAAGKA, from the coding sequence ATGACCGCCGAAGACATCCGCGACCGATTCGCCGCATTGCGTGCCAAGGGCATGCGCCACAAGGACGCCGCTGCGGCAATGGGCCTGTCCGAGGGCGCGGCCGTGGCCGCGCATTCCGGCACGCACGACAAGGCCCTGCGCGCCACGCGGCTGCGCGGTCCCTGGGTCGAATTGCTGCAGGCACTCGAGCTGTGCGGCCCGGTGCTCGCGCTCACGCGCAACGAGACCACGGTGCACGAGAAGACCGGGGTCTACGAGAAGGTCTCGGGCAGCGAGATGATGGGGCTCGCATTGGGCGAGGCCATCGACCTGCGCCTGTTCTTCAGCCGCTGGCACGCGGGCTTCGCGGTCAGCGAGGCAGCGGCCAATGCGGGCGTGCCGCCGTCGTTGAGCCTGCAGTTCTTCAACGCCCAGGGAGTGGCGGTGCACAAGATCTTCGTGCGCGACGCCACTGACCGCGATGCGTTCCAGTCGGTCATCGACACCTACACGGCCGCGGACGAGCCGGTGCAGTTCCTGCCGCCGGAAGACAAGGCGGCCCCCCGCGACGACGGCGCCATCGACACCGCAGGCCTCGCCGAAGCCTGGCGCGCCATGCAGGACACGCACGAATTCTTCGGCTTGCTCAACAAGTTCGGCGTAGAGCGCCAGCAGAGCTTTCGCCTGACCGAGGGCGAATTCACGCAGCGCGCCGAAATCGGAGCGGTCCAGGGCCTGCTGCAGGAAGCCGCTTTCGACGGCACGCCGATCATGGTGTTCGTCGGCAGCCCGGGCTGCATCCAGATCCACTCCGGCCCGGTGGTGCGCATCGAGCCGATGGAAATGAAGGGCCATGGCGACAACGCCGTGCCGATGCGCTGGCTCAACGTGCTCGACCCCGGCTTCAACCTGCACATGCGGGAAGACCGCATCGCCGGCGTGTGGATCGTGGAGAAGCCGACCAGCGACGGCGTGGTGACCTCGGTCGAGGCCTTCGACCAGACCGGCGAACTGATGGCGATGTTCTTCGGCGCGCGCAAGCCTGGCACGCCCGAACGCGAGGAATGGCGCAACATCGTGGGCCAGCTGCCGCGCCTGCAGCCTGCGGCGGGCAAGGCATGA
- a CDS encoding TonB-dependent hemoglobin/transferrin/lactoferrin family receptor, giving the protein MAAQNNPHPAFRLALLPFLIVSGLGIAAPSWAQRVAALNEVVVSGSRSEQSRDDLAVSTEVITRDEIESKQITEIRDAVRDLPNVSVKRAPARFGLAQGSTGRDGNAGFNIRGLDGNRVLMLTDGIRTPRSYVFNANAFGRDYFDISLIERIEIIKGPASALYGSDGLAGLVNFITRDPQSFLRDGKTFGGSANIGYSGDDNGTHGGVTLAGKANDTLQWLISANMGRSSALENMGTNYAANVDRTAPNPERDRNKALLAKVILTPNAGQRHGFTFEHVDKTARYNLLSGVAKPPYASTSVIGLNANTDLQRHRFTYDGRLRLDSVMADSLLAVVSYQQAKSREFIYEDRYTAADRTRDVTYDESTWQLGLQADKTVRMGDWAQKITYGLDYTRTNVENLQTGLVPPAGESYPLKRFPDTRETSYAFYIQDEFIHDRWSITPGIRFDHFSLDAKQAGFGAQAVSLSGSAVSPKLGVLFRATPQWSVYGNYASGFKAPNAFQVNNFFENVISGYRTIPNPNLKPEKSQNVELGLRGRTGILSFDVAAFSGDYKDLIENDRQVGGVFGSRTNPATFQSVNIGRARISGFEIKGELDFTDNGNGFSVPFAYGRTRGRDRTNNRPLNSIDPTKASVGIKYQAPVWNVSLSAVNHSRKKWSDIDATEVTGGTQFQTPAATTFDLSAQWRIRKDLRLNASVTNLTNKRYWMWSDVRGLTSASTLRDAYSQPGRSFNVSLVADF; this is encoded by the coding sequence GTGGCCGCCCAAAACAACCCTCATCCCGCTTTCCGCCTTGCTCTCCTGCCGTTCCTGATCGTCTCGGGCCTCGGCATTGCGGCCCCCTCGTGGGCACAGCGCGTCGCGGCACTCAACGAAGTGGTGGTGAGCGGATCGCGCTCCGAGCAGTCCAGGGACGACCTGGCGGTGAGCACCGAGGTCATCACCCGCGACGAGATCGAGTCGAAGCAGATCACCGAAATCCGCGACGCGGTGCGCGATCTGCCCAACGTATCGGTCAAGCGCGCGCCCGCGCGCTTCGGCCTGGCGCAAGGCAGCACAGGCCGTGACGGCAACGCGGGCTTCAACATCCGCGGCCTCGACGGCAACCGGGTGCTGATGCTGACCGACGGCATCCGCACGCCGCGCAGCTACGTCTTCAACGCCAACGCCTTCGGCCGCGACTACTTCGACATCAGCCTGATCGAGCGCATCGAGATCATCAAGGGCCCGGCGTCGGCACTCTACGGCTCCGACGGCCTCGCGGGCCTGGTCAACTTCATCACCCGCGACCCGCAGTCGTTCCTGCGCGACGGCAAGACCTTCGGCGGCAGCGCGAACATCGGCTACAGCGGCGACGACAACGGCACGCACGGCGGCGTGACGCTCGCCGGCAAGGCCAACGACACGCTGCAGTGGCTCATCTCGGCCAACATGGGCCGTTCCAGCGCGCTCGAGAACATGGGCACCAACTACGCGGCCAACGTCGACCGCACGGCGCCCAACCCCGAGCGCGACCGCAACAAGGCGCTCCTGGCCAAGGTCATCCTCACGCCCAATGCCGGCCAGCGTCACGGCTTCACCTTCGAGCATGTCGACAAGACCGCGCGCTACAACCTGCTGTCGGGCGTGGCGAAGCCGCCGTACGCTTCCACCTCGGTCATCGGCCTGAACGCCAATACCGACCTGCAGCGCCATCGCTTCACCTACGACGGCCGCCTGCGCCTCGATTCCGTCATGGCCGACAGCCTGCTCGCCGTGGTGAGCTACCAGCAGGCGAAGTCGCGCGAGTTCATCTATGAAGACCGCTACACCGCCGCCGACCGCACGCGCGACGTCACCTACGACGAAAGCACCTGGCAACTGGGCCTGCAGGCCGACAAGACGGTGCGCATGGGCGACTGGGCGCAGAAGATCACCTACGGCCTCGACTACACGCGCACCAATGTCGAGAACCTGCAGACGGGCCTGGTGCCGCCGGCCGGCGAGAGCTATCCGCTCAAGCGCTTCCCGGACACGCGCGAGACCTCGTATGCGTTCTACATCCAGGACGAGTTCATCCATGACCGCTGGAGCATCACGCCGGGCATCCGCTTCGACCACTTCTCGCTCGACGCCAAGCAGGCGGGCTTCGGCGCACAGGCCGTGTCGCTCTCGGGTTCCGCGGTGTCGCCCAAGCTGGGCGTGCTGTTCCGCGCCACGCCGCAATGGAGCGTGTACGGCAACTACGCCTCGGGCTTCAAGGCGCCGAACGCGTTCCAGGTGAACAACTTCTTCGAGAACGTGATCTCGGGCTACAGGACCATTCCCAACCCGAACCTCAAGCCCGAGAAGAGCCAGAACGTCGAGCTCGGCCTGCGCGGCCGAACCGGCATCCTGAGCTTCGACGTGGCCGCCTTCTCCGGCGACTACAAGGACCTGATCGAGAACGACCGCCAGGTGGGCGGCGTGTTCGGCTCGCGCACCAACCCGGCGACCTTCCAGTCGGTGAACATCGGCCGTGCGCGCATCAGCGGCTTCGAGATCAAGGGCGAGCTCGACTTCACCGACAACGGCAACGGCTTCTCCGTGCCCTTCGCCTACGGCCGGACGCGCGGACGCGACCGCACCAACAACCGGCCGCTGAACTCGATCGACCCGACGAAAGCCAGCGTGGGCATCAAGTACCAGGCGCCGGTGTGGAACGTGAGCCTGAGCGCGGTGAACCACTCGCGCAAGAAGTGGTCCGACATCGACGCCACAGAGGTCACCGGCGGCACCCAGTTCCAGACGCCCGCGGCCACCACCTTCGACCTGAGCGCACAGTGGCGCATCCGCAAGGACCTGCGCCTGAATGCCTCGGTGACCAACCTGACCAACAAGCGCTACTGGATGTGGAGCGACGTGCGCGGCCTGACCTCGGCCTCGACCCTTCGCGATGCCTACTCCCAGCCGGGCCGCAGTTTCAACGTGTCGCTCGTGGCGGACTTCTGA
- the ahpF gene encoding alkyl hydroperoxide reductase subunit F, whose amino-acid sequence MLDANTKAQLKSYLDRATQPIEIVASLDDSQASGEVLSLLKDVAESSPLVKLTESRDDNHRKPSFSVNRPSENHGPRFAGLPMGHEFTSLILALLQIGGYPPKVEQAVLDQIKALDGDFEFEIYVSLTCHNCPDVVQALNLMAVQNPRIRATMIEGGTFQEEVKERQVMAVPTVFLNGTEFGQGRMSLEEILAKIDNSGVEREAKKIAAKDPFDVLIVGGGPAGAAAAVYAARKGIRTGVASERFGGQVLDTMGIENFISIKETEGPKFAHALEEHVRDYEVDIMNLQRAKALVPSGDLIEVQLESGASLKSKSVIISTGARWRNINVPGEHEFKNKGVAYCPHCDGPLFKGKRVAVIGGGNSGVEAAIDLAGIVGHVTLIEFDTQLRADAVLQRKLHSLKNVDVFTNAQTTEITGDQKVNGLVYKDRATGESKRVDLEGVFIQIGLVPNTDWLKGTVELSKHGEIIVDARGQTSVPGVFAAGDATTVPFKQIIIAAGDGAKAALGAFDHLIRTSAPA is encoded by the coding sequence ATGCTCGACGCCAACACCAAAGCCCAATTGAAGAGTTACCTCGATCGCGCCACGCAGCCGATCGAGATCGTCGCCTCGCTCGACGACAGCCAGGCCTCGGGCGAGGTGCTGTCGCTGCTGAAGGACGTGGCGGAATCGTCCCCGCTGGTCAAGCTGACCGAAAGCCGCGACGACAACCACCGCAAGCCGTCGTTCTCGGTCAACCGTCCGAGCGAAAACCACGGCCCGCGCTTTGCCGGCCTGCCGATGGGCCATGAATTCACGTCGCTGATCCTCGCGCTGCTGCAGATCGGCGGCTACCCCCCGAAGGTCGAGCAGGCCGTGCTCGACCAGATCAAGGCGCTCGACGGCGATTTCGAATTCGAGATCTACGTTTCGCTCACCTGCCACAACTGCCCCGACGTGGTCCAGGCGCTCAACCTCATGGCAGTCCAGAACCCGCGCATCCGTGCCACGATGATCGAGGGCGGCACCTTCCAGGAGGAAGTGAAGGAACGCCAGGTGATGGCCGTGCCCACCGTGTTCCTCAACGGCACCGAGTTCGGCCAGGGCCGCATGAGCCTGGAAGAAATCCTCGCCAAGATCGACAACAGCGGTGTCGAGCGCGAAGCGAAGAAGATCGCCGCCAAGGACCCGTTCGATGTGCTGATCGTCGGCGGTGGCCCTGCAGGTGCCGCTGCCGCCGTGTACGCAGCGCGCAAGGGCATCCGCACCGGCGTGGCTTCCGAACGCTTCGGCGGCCAGGTGCTCGACACCATGGGCATCGAGAACTTCATCTCGATCAAGGAAACCGAAGGACCGAAGTTCGCCCATGCGCTCGAGGAGCACGTGCGCGACTACGAAGTCGACATCATGAATCTGCAGCGTGCCAAGGCACTGGTGCCGAGCGGCGATCTGATCGAGGTGCAGCTCGAGAGCGGCGCTTCGCTCAAGAGCAAGTCGGTCATCATTTCGACCGGCGCACGCTGGCGCAACATCAACGTGCCCGGCGAGCACGAGTTCAAGAACAAGGGCGTGGCCTATTGCCCGCACTGCGACGGTCCGTTGTTCAAGGGCAAGCGTGTCGCCGTGATCGGCGGCGGCAACTCGGGCGTCGAAGCGGCGATCGACCTGGCCGGCATCGTGGGCCACGTGACGCTGATCGAGTTCGACACGCAACTGCGCGCCGATGCCGTGCTGCAGCGCAAGCTGCACAGCCTGAAAAACGTCGACGTGTTCACCAACGCGCAGACCACCGAGATCACCGGCGACCAGAAGGTCAACGGGCTGGTCTACAAGGACCGCGCGACGGGCGAGTCGAAGCGTGTCGATCTCGAGGGTGTGTTCATCCAGATCGGCCTCGTGCCCAACACCGACTGGCTGAAAGGCACGGTCGAGCTGTCGAAGCACGGCGAGATCATCGTGGACGCACGTGGCCAGACTTCCGTGCCCGGCGTGTTCGCAGCGGGCGATGCGACGACGGTGCCGTTCAAGCAGATCATCATCGCGGCGGGTGATGGCGCGAAGGCGGCGCTGGGCGCGTTCGACCATTTGATCCGTACATCGGCCCCAGCATAA